In a single window of the Desulfovibrio aminophilus DSM 12254 genome:
- a CDS encoding efflux RND transporter permease subunit, producing MNLSRLFIERPVMTILVMFGILIFGTMAYRSLPVSDLPNVDFPTIQVTAQLSGASPETMASSVAAPLEREFSTIAGLDSMSSTNTLGTTKITLQFNLERELDGAALDVQSAISVATRKLPENMTTPPFMRKVNPSDQPIYYLAVSSDTMPLWQLNEYADTLMAQRISSINGVALVNIYGSAKYAVRIQVDPEALASRQIGIDELADAVSKANVNLPTGVMEGADRAYTVRSEGQILKADGYRPLIVAYRNGSPVRLQDVALVSDSVESSKRGNWFNGVPAFVLAVQRQPGTNTVALVDAVKELMPKIRAQVPESVKIDVLYDRSESIRESVSDVKFTLTLTVCLVILVIFLFLRNLRATIIPSLALPMSIVGTFAVMHVMGFSLNNISLMSLTLSVGFVVDDAIVMLENIVRHMEMGKSPLRASIDGSKEISFTILSMTVSLAAVFIPVFFMGGVVGRLFHEFSVTIMAAILISGFVSLSLTPMLCSLGLKAHQPGQAEKPKGRFHDFAESFFDRSLAAYERTLRLVLRHRRLTLYASFGLLVLTGWLFSITPKGFLPSEDTGQVSGTTMAEQGVPFEEMVARHKRVNEILLADPNVGKFTTLVGAGGPNPSSNSGRVFIQLKPRKERPLSAQQFVQSMRAKLSSISGLRVMLVVPPTINVGGRSARALYQFTLQNPDTEELYQYATAFEARMHELPGLQDVSSDLEISNPEVVLDIDRDRAAALGVTAFQIEDALASAFSTREISTIYASTNDYPVQMELLPRYQADPGALSMLYIRTKSGTLAPLDTLTKVGVGVGPQSINHTGQMPSVTVSFNLAPGLSLGDAMPRVQGLASEMLPGTFSTSFQGTAQAFQSSFKGLLALVILSIVVIYIVLGVLYESFIHPLTILSGLPAAGVGALLTLLLFRLDLDIYGFVGIIMLIGIVKKNAIMMIDFAVEAERKEGKTAEQSIFDGALVRFRPIMMTTMAALMGTLPIAIGFGAGAESRRPLGLAVVGGLLVSQLLTLYLTPVYYIYLDKLQRLLDRAFGRARGAGEAE from the coding sequence GAGTTCTCGACCATCGCGGGCCTGGACTCCATGAGCTCCACCAACACGCTCGGCACCACCAAGATCACCCTCCAGTTCAACCTGGAGCGCGAGCTGGACGGCGCGGCCCTGGACGTGCAGTCGGCCATTTCCGTGGCCACCCGCAAGCTGCCCGAAAACATGACCACGCCGCCCTTCATGCGCAAGGTCAACCCCTCGGACCAGCCGATCTACTACCTGGCCGTGTCCTCGGACACCATGCCGCTGTGGCAGCTCAACGAGTACGCCGACACGCTCATGGCCCAGCGCATCTCGTCCATCAACGGCGTGGCCTTGGTGAACATCTACGGTTCGGCCAAGTACGCCGTGCGCATCCAGGTCGACCCCGAGGCCCTGGCCAGCCGCCAGATCGGCATCGACGAACTGGCCGACGCCGTGTCCAAGGCCAACGTGAATCTGCCCACGGGCGTCATGGAAGGCGCCGACCGGGCCTACACCGTGCGCTCCGAGGGCCAGATCCTCAAGGCCGACGGCTACCGTCCGCTCATCGTGGCCTACCGCAACGGCTCCCCCGTGCGGCTCCAGGATGTGGCCCTGGTCTCGGACAGCGTGGAAAGCTCCAAGCGCGGCAACTGGTTCAACGGGGTGCCGGCCTTCGTCCTGGCCGTGCAGCGCCAGCCCGGCACGAACACGGTGGCCCTGGTGGACGCCGTCAAGGAACTCATGCCCAAGATCCGGGCCCAGGTGCCCGAGTCGGTGAAGATCGACGTGCTCTACGACCGCTCCGAGTCCATCCGCGAGTCCGTGTCGGACGTGAAGTTCACCCTGACGCTCACGGTCTGCCTGGTGATCCTGGTCATCTTCCTCTTCCTCCGCAACTTGCGGGCCACGATCATCCCCTCCCTGGCCCTGCCCATGTCCATCGTGGGCACCTTCGCGGTCATGCACGTCATGGGCTTCTCGCTGAACAACATTTCGCTCATGTCCCTGACGCTCTCCGTGGGCTTCGTGGTGGACGACGCCATCGTCATGCTCGAGAACATCGTCCGCCACATGGAGATGGGCAAGAGTCCCCTGCGCGCGTCCATCGACGGCTCCAAGGAGATCAGCTTCACCATTCTGTCCATGACCGTCTCCCTGGCCGCCGTGTTCATTCCCGTGTTCTTCATGGGCGGGGTGGTCGGCCGTCTGTTCCACGAGTTCTCCGTGACCATCATGGCCGCGATCCTCATTTCCGGCTTCGTTTCCCTGAGTCTCACGCCCATGCTCTGCTCCCTGGGCCTCAAGGCCCACCAGCCGGGCCAGGCCGAGAAGCCCAAGGGGCGGTTCCACGACTTCGCCGAATCCTTCTTCGATCGGTCGCTGGCGGCCTACGAGCGGACCCTGCGCCTCGTCCTGCGCCACCGCCGCCTGACCCTCTACGCCTCCTTCGGCCTGCTGGTCCTCACCGGCTGGCTCTTCTCCATCACGCCCAAGGGATTCCTTCCTTCCGAGGACACCGGCCAAGTCTCCGGCACGACCATGGCCGAACAGGGCGTCCCCTTCGAGGAGATGGTGGCCCGGCACAAGCGCGTCAACGAGATACTCCTGGCCGACCCCAACGTCGGCAAATTCACCACCCTGGTGGGCGCGGGCGGTCCCAACCCCTCGAGCAACAGCGGCCGCGTGTTCATCCAGCTCAAGCCGCGCAAGGAGCGGCCCCTTTCGGCCCAGCAGTTCGTGCAGTCCATGCGCGCCAAGCTGTCCTCGATTTCCGGCCTGCGGGTCATGCTCGTGGTGCCCCCGACCATCAACGTGGGCGGGCGGAGCGCCCGCGCTCTCTACCAGTTCACGCTCCAAAATCCGGACACCGAGGAGCTCTACCAGTACGCGACGGCCTTCGAGGCCCGCATGCATGAACTTCCCGGCCTGCAGGACGTGAGCAGCGACCTGGAGATCTCCAACCCCGAGGTCGTCCTGGACATCGACCGCGACCGGGCGGCGGCGCTGGGCGTCACGGCCTTCCAGATCGAGGACGCCCTGGCCTCGGCCTTCAGCACGCGGGAGATCTCGACCATCTACGCCAGCACCAACGACTACCCGGTGCAGATGGAGCTCCTGCCGCGCTACCAGGCCGACCCGGGGGCCCTGTCCATGCTCTACATCCGCACCAAGAGCGGCACGTTGGCCCCCCTGGACACCCTGACCAAGGTGGGCGTGGGGGTCGGGCCGCAGTCCATCAACCACACCGGCCAGATGCCTTCCGTGACCGTGTCCTTCAACCTGGCTCCGGGCCTGTCGCTGGGCGACGCCATGCCCCGGGTCCAGGGCCTGGCCTCGGAGATGCTGCCGGGCACCTTCTCCACCAGCTTCCAGGGCACGGCCCAGGCCTTCCAGTCCTCGTTCAAGGGCCTTCTGGCCCTGGTCATCCTTTCCATCGTGGTCATCTACATCGTGCTCGGCGTGCTCTACGAGAGCTTCATCCACCCCCTGACCATCCTCTCCGGCCTGCCGGCGGCGGGCGTGGGCGCGCTGCTGACCCTGCTGCTCTTCCGTCTGGACTTGGACATCTACGGTTTCGTGGGCATCATCATGCTCATCGGCATCGTGAAGAAGAACGCGATCATGATGATCGACTTCGCGGTGGAGGCCGAGCGCAAGGAGGGCAAGACCGCCGAACAGTCCATCTTCGACGGCGCGCTGGTGCGCTTCCGGCCGATCATGATGACCACCATGGCCGCGCTCATGGGCACCCTGCCCATCGCCATCGGCTTCGGCGCCGGAGCCGAGTCCCGGCGTCCCCTGGGCCTGGCCGTGGTCGGCGGCCTGCTGGTCTCCCAGCTTTTGACCCTCTACCTGACCCCGGTGTACTACATCTACCTGGACAAGCTGCAACGGCTGCTGGACCGGGCCTTCGGCCGGGCCCGCGGGGCCGGCGAGGCCGAGTAG